GATTCCAGAAGTATCTAAATGTTCCTTGATCAGTAATTTCCGAGTAACCAAGCACAAGAACAATCGTTATGCAATCATTTGATTGATAGTTTTTCAGCCAGTCAATGGCACTGCACAAGCGATTGACTTTTCCTCTCCTCAATTATCATGATTCTCCCCTATATCCTTTTTACCACcttacaaatttttttcttctttatatgGACAAATGAAAATCTCATGCAATTGACACATCAGCAATTATGTGATtgtactttttctttttgttgcatTAACCACAGAACGTCAAAACCAACCTTCCAAGTTCCAATTAGACTGATCCCAAGTCCCTCCCGGCCAGACACTTGGGCCAGAAATCGGTAGTACTTGAAGTTGAAGATCCAAATTTTTGGAACTTAACCGAATAGATATCAATGAAGGTGGGCCTGGTAGAGTTGCATAAACGCTGACAGATTTACTGACCCACTCAGAGCATGCTTGGCTAACCGGTTGTGAGGTCAAAACGTAATTATGTCAACAGATCAAGACCTTCCTTTCGCGTTGGATTATTGGATTTATCTCGTAATTCTTGTAAGACAACAATTTGAATGAAGAACCaaagtgcatgtttggataccAAGCAAAATCAATTCTAGCACCAAAAATCATGGTgaataattgaaaatggaaaagcaacaaagagttgcATTGGTGTGACTGAAAAAATAAGCAAGGTGCAGTGACCGCACCGCCTACTCGAACACACACTCagtcattattaatttatagaagAAAGTTGTCTTTTACCAAATAGAATGTTAGTTGCAGTTTGTTGCCAAGTATTTCACTGCTATATTcttcttataagttataacttgttttcattaatttttataacactttataaaatacattaaataaaacataaatacgTTCAATGtcttaaaaacatataaaacatttaataCTTTTCTTTCAGTAAGaggatattaaataatattgtaaaaaaaatatagttattcTTTTACCTTTATcctgtataaatttttttagcatGCTCATGCAGCTTTAAATCTACTAAAATTTCCAGACTCATCCATGTTTCTAATTGCTAATTTGAATAAACAAACCTTTGAAATAACCATTCATAGTATGGAGCATCGATGTTAGTATCCCAGTTGTCAATTTTATAAAGGTTACATGTGACCGAGAAAGTAAAGAGATCCTTATCAAGCATTTTGGCATATGTATGCCCATTGACAGTAGaaacttcttttaaaaaaaaaaaactgacagTAAGAACTTAGTCCTATACCTTATCACAAATTATTTGTTAAGGCAATCTCTTGTTATACCATAGATCAAACATAGAAGTGAAAAGAATAAAACGAAAATTTAGGCACGGGAATTACCAATCAACTCATAGGTTCATTGAATAAAAGTACAACAAAAAAATCTGATGTAAACCAGTTTGTCATGTGATGTGGTAGTTACCACTTGTCTGCTTCAATGTAAAACAGCAAATTGACAAAGACTTCAAGAAGGATCAGCCGAATGTTTCATTCAAACTAGTACATGCCATTATACACACAACCAACAgcaatatacaaaataaatagtttttttttttttttgagatggAGCGGGGGTACAAAAAAGAAGTTCACACAAAAACTAGAATCTAAACATGATCAGTAGCTCAGAGATTGTGTTGCCATAACAACCTTGGACGAAAGGGGTCCTTGGCCAATTGTAACTCAATCAAGTAATCATGTAAATTGCCTAGCAGATGTTGTAGGCTCTCTTCTCTTGGCACTTTTCTTCATCATGTCAGCCCAACTAGCCAAGACATTAGACACTTCAAACTTACCAACAAAATTCATCTTTCGAGCTAACTCCTCAAGAATGACAGCATTCCCAGTCTTAGAAATATCAGAAGCAAACTTGTTATAATCAAGCTTCGGAGCTTTCATTCCCTTCTCTAACATTTCCTCTAAATATTTGCATGCCTCACCAGACCTGTCCTGTCTTATAAGCCCACCAATGTATACAATGTAGGAATTATCATCAGGACAGCACCCCTTCTGATGCATCTCATCCCAAATCTCATGAcccatttcataattttttgtcacaAAATAGGATTTCATTATCATGTTGTAAGTGTGAATTGTTGGTTTGATGCCACTTTGAATCATCTTCTTGTATATTCTCACTGCATCATCTGGCATATGTTGGCTAGTCATCAGTTTTATCAAAGCGTTGTAGGTCCTTCCATCAGGTGGACAACCTCTTTCCCTCATTTCCTTCAGTAGACTGTATACCATATCCATTTTCTTCTGCCTCCCAAACCCAGTGATCAAACACGTGTAAAGTGCAGCATCAGGTTGACACCCACGATCTACCATTACATCAAAATATTCTATAGCTTCTCCCATCAACTTTTGTTTGCAGAAGTCCTGTATCATAATTGTATAACTCCGAACATTGGGTGAAGGACCTTTGGCCTTCATGATTTCAAACAACTTGATGGCATCAGACTTCTTCTTACACTTCAACAATCCTTCAAGCATAACATTATGTGCAACAACATCAGGGTTAAATCCCCTATCAATCATCTCATTCCACACCCTCCCTGCTTCCAGCAAGTTTTTTAACCTGCACCAACCACTAAGAAGTATGGTGTAAGTTTGCAAACTAGGTGTAAATCTATCTTTCAGCTTCTCGAAAACAGCTTGTGCTTCTTTACCAAGCTTTGCGGTGCTGAGACTATCAAGCAAGAAATTAATCACATCAACACCCACCTTAAACCCATATTTCTTCATCAGATCAAAGATCCCAACTGCCTTTTTCCTTTGCTTTGCTTCAGCAAAGGCTTTGATAGCAATGGAGAAAGTCTCCATTGTCAAAAGGCCCTTCTCACCCATTTCCTCAAGCATTGCCACCATGGTCTCAAACTGTCTAGTCCTCCCAAGAACACACATCATGAAGTTATAAGTCCTAGAATCATGAGCAAACCCAGGCCTCTTCCCAGCCCAACAAAAGAACCGAAAGGCCGGCTTCCTAGCATGCTTGAACCTTTGCAGCACATCCACAACCAAATCATGGGACAACCGAACCCCACATTCATCAAGAACAACCTCCATGTTCCTATCCAACGCAAACAATTCATCAATCACCTTGCATACCCTCTCAACCTCAACAGGATCTGCACATGATTCACCACTAACACCTCTACCATCATAACCCTTATCACCAtcaccaccatcatcatcatcatcatcattctcAACCCCAGAATCAGCATTACTAGCAAATGTCCTAGGACTATTCAAAAACGGAAACTTTTCATGAAAAGGGGAAGAGGGTAAGGCGGAAAAAGTGGCGAGATGGGGAATCAGCAGTTTTTTTTGTAGAGTAAGGAGTGGAGAGGGGTGTGGCAAAAGAAATGGAATTTGACAACGAGAATGATGGAAAGTGCAATTAAGAGAAGAACGAAGCAAACGAGACAAGGGCAGAGAGCTACCACAAGGTAAGCGCACTTGCTCTCCTCGTCTTTGCGGTGGTCGTCTCTGATGGAGAGAGCGAAGCTTGGTGGTGGAGAAGACGCAGCAGGGGCCATAAGGTAATTGTGAATCTGTGTGGTGGCGTAGGAACAAAGTTAAAGGTCGAACGTTGGAGGAGGTTATGGTTCTGTGTCGGAGAGATAGAGTCATTGAAGTGCCATTTACATTATAGACAGTGAAATAAGTAAGGACGAAAAGAAGAGAATTGCAGTGAGTGGCGTTAGGTGTTTGTGTGGCAATGAAGGAATGGGTGAGGATCACGGGTTAAACCCTGATGGGCCCTTGGGCCACTGAAAATGGAAGTTtgtaaatatgaaaagaaaaggagCGGGGTGTGGGGGGGCATCTCAATAATCTTTTCAATAGCAGTAGCAGAAAAGATGGAGTAAATTATCaagttattgattttttaaaatcttaattaatatttcaacttaccataaatattcattatagaaaaaaaaattatccactgGATAAGTTTAGATTTAAGTATAAATATTTActcataaaatttataagaatataaTTATCCACCAATTTACTATTATCCTGCTTCGTAATCAtatcttcatgtttaatttaatatgttgaatttaaaatttaaaataaaataaatattgaatcgATCGTTTCATaagtttgttaattatttatctaatatcaaaacattatttataatttgtaattagtcTTCTAAAGTGCCCGGATATAATATGAATGTTGAggttaattgtaaattttttgaagTATATTTTTAAGCTCCTCAAAGGGATTTACTAGTTTGTTATTCTGAGGATGAAGTGATATTTCATAACTTTTTGGAGTGTATTACCCCCTAGCTCCAGTTATTACAGGCaagatgtttatatatatatatatatatatatatatatatatatatatatatatatatatatatatatatatatatatatatatatatatatatatatattcttacttcatatttcttttttatgtatatacaCACGGAAACAATCTTATGTCTTATCccataaaagaaaagagacaCACCAAATCACCAATGCAGGAAaggaacaagaaagaaaaagaaatggatCAAATAAAGACACTAAGTACAACTGTAGTAACGCctaattgtttgttttttggtgAACCGAAAGATTTGGCCTAGTCTACATTTGCATCCTCGATCTTAAAGATGATAACGTTGGAGCCAAGGATTATTTGGAGCTATTCAAATGTCcttatttgcttttttttttttttaattgccaTATAGCTGTGCAGTTTAGGTCCTTAATtggagataattttttaatgtagcCATACAATCAAAACAGGACAACTTTGCATATGATTATCAGATTGTCACCATTCATGACTGCGAATGGATGATTATATTTAACATACGGATTTAAATTATCTATGCCATTCTCgacttctttaattttaaatataatggtTTTTTTAACAACTTTTTTCTCCTAAACTGTAAATTTTTCTACTGCAATATTATTTATGTTGAGGGATGGAAAAGAAGATCAGAAAATAGAACCAAAGTCTAATTAATCATTTGGCTCCtatatgaaattatgaattTGTCTCTACTTTGCACCATCTTTTTGCTTAAGTTTCTGCACTTCAAATTTTTACACTTTGGTCTTTATaccagcaattttttttacattttagtgTCTATTGTTAATTTTGTAGCAGTGTAGAATCGcaacaaaatagaaatataagaactaaaatatacaaaaattgtttatagagactaaaacttTAAATACAAAgactaaaatgataataaaaagttggctcataaaaacaaaatgattaacTCATCAACCTATAAAAGATTATCTGGTTTCTTTGGCATAATTAATAGTTCAACATAAACTCTACAATTTACaatgaatattataaaaagGTTGTGTCCTTTTGTAAAACTTTGTGTCGATATCAACAACACGGCCTGCAATGGTGACATTCTAATATACTCATTAAATTATGTCACATGTGTCCGTGCTAGTTTTAACATGTTCTTATCTGTCCCTTTTCAAGAGATGAAGATGCTAGAGCCTTATAATTAAAGCTTATAAACCCCATCTAATTCCCTTGAAACTCATCAAAAGGTTAGGTACGTAAGTCATGTTGTGGCAGGGTTTGAGATGTCAAAGAAGCAAAATATGGGAGCAATGAGTGATAATGGAATAAGCCGCAGCAGAAAGAAGTCATCATCAAGAGGGCACCACAGGTTTGTAGGGGTTCGACAAAGGCCATCAGGGAGATGGGTGGCTGAGATCAAAGACTCTCTACAAAAAGTTAGGCTTTGGCTTGGAACATATGACACTGCTGAGGATGCAGCTCGAGCATATGATAATGCTGCACGAGCCTTGAGAGGTTCCAATGCTAGAACCAACTTTGAGTTGCCTGAGTCAGCTTCTTCTGGTGGTGCTAATAAGCGTGGTGGTTCCAAGTTTGTGCCTGAATGCactgaacccttttcttttgAGGATGTGAATGAGCCAGGTTCAGATGCAGAAGGCCTTCTTGGTGCACTTAAGGCAAAACTGCTTGATGGAAAGAAAGGGAAGTTTGATCagtttcaatttcttggaaaTTCTGCTGCTCAAGTTGTTCAATCTGGCATGGTTTCAAGATCAAGTCAGAATTGTTCTGGGAAGAAAGAGTTATTATTACCAATACCATCATCTTCAGCTAATGATACTGTTCTCACAAGGATGAATTATGGAACTGGAACCAGCCCTGTGCATGGTGTGATGAGTACTTTAGCTTCATCAAACACTTGTGCTAATAAGAGTGTGGTTATCCCAAATCATGATTATCATGAAGGAGCTGTAGCAAGCACAAGCAGTGGTAGAGTCAACTCTCATCAACTTTGTCAAACCCCACCTGTGGCAACATGGCCCAGTGAAGTGGCATATGATTTGCCTTGGCCTACACAATATATGAGCCAAGTTCTTCCTGATAATGGCCTTCTTGCATCTTCCAGCACTGCTGCAGCCACCTTGACTAATATATGGCCACTTTCTGGGGTAATTGAGTCTACTGTTGATATGACATGCATGGATCAGGGACCATCAAGTAGCAACAAAAGTGGCCAAATGATGAATATGGTGAGCATGCAGTTGCCTCTAGTTGGTGGTGCAAATGAAGGTCTTTGGACATTGGAGCAGCAACAGTTTGTGCAATGTGACCAGAACAACAGCTGGTTTAGTTTTAATGGATCTTGGGATCCTCTCCTCTATGTTCCCTCTGAGCTAGCTTGATTAGTTAGTGTTAATATTGTCTgtgaaagaaatctcaatttGTCAATTCTTAATATATCTTGATCTCTACTAatcattctttaattttaacttgATACTATAGAAGACCATCTTTGTATGCTCAAAGGTTTACCAATTTTCTTCTGTGAGGGAAGTAGAATGTTTTGTTTGTTCCTGACTTTAAaacatataaacattttttttttgtcattttaatttgtaaggcattattttatttatctgtgATAAATTCCTTCCCTAAATATATAAGAGGAGAACACTAGCTCATTGAAGCAAATGCCAGCAAAAcactcatttttttgtttggtaatTCATAtgaaatatacacaattttaattaataaacatcAAGAtctaacttatcatttttaatgaaatttttctttttcatcacaTATTTTCAATCACAAATCACATAAGACATTCTTTTAAATGCTCTaccttattaattaaaatttatttaaaatcataaaaatttataagtcttattttttatttaagaagttctcttcataatttctaatttttaataaattatgattaataacAAGAGAGTGTGTTATTAAAAGTATTAGCAATACTCCTTTACTCATTTGTAAATCTTCGATGAAAGTTTTATTCTGTTCTCTTTTTTAATGAATGATTCATTGACACCAAGCACCagctaataaattattttttcttttttattgaatgattcATCGACACCAGCACCAgctaataaattaatcaaacGTTTAACCTTTCTTTTGGGCTAAACTTAAACAGTTAATATTCTTTTCGTGACTATGTCGTGCTTCTTCTGCAAACATTTGgcaagaacaaaaataattaagcaAGTCTCACTCCActcaaatatgattattttttatggaaGATGATTGTAATTaccaaaaataacaataataacacaATTAACTACTCAAGTGGTTATCATTTCATTCTATTATACAATTTCACTCGCGGACCTCaatattaattttctaattttgacTCCAAATGGAAAAATATGTCCCTAGAAGTATGGTACAATTATCATGCTGACAAGAGATAAGAATTCATGTGTCTAAATTAAGTGGTTCAGATCAAATCacgagaaaaataaattatcttttaaaaaataaattaaactaaatgcTCACTTTATATAATCTAAATTGAAGGGATGTCAGATTTATTGTCTAATAATTCATTGATTCCATCAGCTCGATCCTCCTTTGTAAATTCtcttatttgaaattaaaaaaatactcgaAATGATTTAAGAGGTCAAGCTTTATTCTTTTGAATTCCGAATGTGTCATCATTTGGttggctatatatatatatatatatatatatatatatatatatatatatcaggagGTTAATAGGGAATATTGTAGTGGTGGAATTTGTATGACACGGACAAGAGCCTTGACAAAGTCTACAAGAGGCACAATCTATGGCGAATGAGCGAGGCTTTATATGCATGCTAGCATTCTTTCTTCACTTTTTccaatttttaatcttttttaggaTGAAAATCCAAGTTGCACCCTGCCCTGGAAGGAAAGCAAGTGCTAATGCTTAGATTAGATCTTGTGTAAATTGAACGGTCCTCCTTATTCTACCAAgctcttaatatatatattaattcaaaagGAAAACAAGGAATCATGCATGGAAAGTGTTGCATATTAGTTGCAGAAAAAGCTTGAGGGAGGAACCTCACCCAGGAAAGCCAAGGAATAGTTGACATCTTAATTAACTTACCCATGTTATCATATGCTTAATTAAGCTCTAAAATACAAAATGCTATAGAATTTGCGCCATGTCCACCAAGCCATGTAGGCCATGGCCCATGACCATATTAGCAGGTTCCGGCATCAAGataatattgtttaattaatttgcaCTTTTGCATAGTCATGGAATATATCATCTATTATCATGAACCATCTTAATTTTCTGCTGCAAATTTCCTTTGAAAACATGAACTGCATggtcttttttctctttaataaataaattatttattgtgtATCAACTATCAAGTATTAGATAATAAAATTGCACCAACAATGATAAACACAAGTAGGAACAAACAACttatatcttttaattaaataattcaaaattcaaaattctgaTTAACttttcaacataaaataaattgtgtttgagagaaaaatatttatcttttgtgCATTCATAATTCTCAACTAATATTAATCATTTCTTCTAACAGGACTATTTCATACCAATAAtatgttgagaaaaaaaatataataacttattaTGTTATCCAACtcttatatctttttattagaatttaagtgtgaagataaaattttacattaaataaaaataaacaaattaagtaATGTATAATTGATAAAGACTCACTCATCAATAACCTAATATCTAAAAATTTTAGATGGCAGTTTAATATCAcctacttatattttattgtatcaTTCTCACTAGAGCAGACCTGAATACTTCAAATTCCTCCTTTCTTTCACAAAAATTAATGCAAAAACTACTTCTTAacctttcatatatatatatatatatatatatatatatatatatatatatatatatatatatatatttgtgtgtgtgtgtgtgtgtgtgtgtgtgagctTTTAT
The nucleotide sequence above comes from Glycine soja cultivar W05 chromosome 11, ASM419377v2, whole genome shotgun sequence. Encoded proteins:
- the LOC114376200 gene encoding uncharacterized protein LOC114376200 — translated: MSKKQNMGAMSDNGISRSRKKSSSRGHHRFVGVRQRPSGRWVAEIKDSLQKVRLWLGTYDTAEDAARAYDNAARALRGSNARTNFELPESASSGGANKRGGSKFVPECTEPFSFEDVNEPGSDAEGLLGALKAKLLDGKKGKFDQFQFLGNSAAQVVQSGMVSRSSQNCSGKKELLLPIPSSSANDTVLTRMNYGTGTSPVHGVMSTLASSNTCANKSVVIPNHDYHEGAVASTSSGRVNSHQLCQTPPVATWPSEVAYDLPWPTQYMSQVLPDNGLLASSSTAAATLTNIWPLSGVIESTVDMTCMDQGPSSSNKSGQMMNMVSMQLPLVGGANEGLWTLEQQQFVQCDQNNSWFSFNGSWDPLLYVPSELA
- the LOC114373301 gene encoding pentatricopeptide repeat-containing protein At3g62470, mitochondrial-like, which gives rise to MAPAASSPPPSFALSIRDDHRKDEESKCAYLVVALCPCLVCFVLLLIALSIILVVKFHFFCHTPLHSLLYKKNCFPFLNSPRTFASNADSGVENDDDDDDGGDGDKGYDGRGVSGESCADPVEVERVCKVIDELFALDRNMEVVLDECGVRLSHDLVVDVLQRFKHARKPAFRFFCWAGKRPGFAHDSRTYNFMMCVLGRTRQFETMVAMLEEMGEKGLLTMETFSIAIKAFAEAKQRKKAVGIFDLMKKYGFKVGVDVINFLLDSLSTAKLGKEAQAVFEKLKDRFTPSLQTYTILLSGWCRLKNLLEAGRVWNEMIDRGFNPDVVAHNVMLEGLLKCKKKSDAIKLFEIMKAKGPSPNVRSYTIMIQDFCKQKLMGEAIEYFDVMVDRGCQPDAALYTCLITGFGRQKKMDMVYSLLKEMRERGCPPDGRTYNALIKLMTSQHMPDDAVRIYKKMIQSGIKPTIHTYNMIMKSYFVTKNYEMGHEIWDEMHQKGCCPDDNSYIVYIGGLIRQDRSGEACKYLEEMLEKGMKAPKLDYNKFASDISKTGNAVILEELARKMNFVGKFEVSNVLASWADMMKKSAKRREPTTSARQFT